From Borrelia hispanica CRI:
ATGTAGGAGTATATTTTAGCAGCCTAGGTGTGAAACTTGGGAAAGCATCAGAAGAGTTAGAAGAAGTAGCAGAAAAAGCAGCAGATAGTTCTAAATCTCAAGAAATTAGAGGGGCAGTTGATGAGGCTAAGGCTACTTTAAGCAAATTAAAAGGGCATGTAGAATCTTTAGGACAAGTAGGCGATACTAATGTAGTAGGTTATGCAAATAATGTTCAGGGTACAGGAACAGCCCCAGACGATGCTCAGTTAAAAGAAATGTTTAGAGCATTAAAAGGAATAGTTAAGATAGCAACAGATGTGGGTGTTAGGGCATTAGAAGCTGGAGCTACAACATTAACAGTAAATGGAGTAGATAATAAGGATGGAGCTAAGATATTGGCTACAAGTGGTGGTAATCCAGCAGCAACAGATGCAGGTAAAGCCGCAATAATATTAGCAGCAGTAAGTGGAGAGGAAATTTTAAAATCAATAATTGAATCACAAGAAAGTGATGCAGCACTAACAGCTAATGCAGATGAAAATACAACTTCATTGAAATTTGCAAAAGGAGGATCAGATGCTCACCTAGCAGGAGCTAATACTCCAAAAGCAGCAGCAGTAGCAGGGGGAATAGCGCTACGATCATTGGTTAAGACAGGTAAACTAGGAGCAGGAGCGGCAGCTAATAATGCAGGAGGAGAGAAAGAAGTACAAGGAGTAGGAGCAACTGCAGTAAATAAGTTATTAGTAGCAGTAGAGGATATAATTAAAAAGACAGTAAAGAATGTTCTTGAGAAAGCAAAAGAAAAAATAGATGAAGCAAGAAAGCCAAAAACAGCAGAGTAGTAAATAATACAGATATCTGGAATTAGATTATTTAGGAATAAGATTAGAAGGTAAGCTTAGAGATTTATCTAGGTTTACTTCTTTTTTGTTGTAAGGAAAAGAAGGAGGCATGTGTAATAAGGAAGAAAATAAAAAACATAAAAGCTATAATAACTTTATTTTTAATAATAGGATGTAATAGTGGGGTAAAAGATCCAGAGAAAGTGTTTTTGAGTGATATGGTAAATTTAGGGAAAGGATTTTTAGATGTT
This genomic window contains:
- a CDS encoding variable large family protein — translated: MMVMVMMVVMGCSSGGVKGGEGAAGGDGSGLSGAMMEVGRSAENVFYAFIELVSDVLGFTAKTTTKKEDVGVYFSSLGVKLGKASEELEEVAEKAADSSKSQEIRGAVDEAKATLSKLKGHVESLGQVGDTNVVGYANNVQGTGTAPDDAQLKEMFRALKGIVKIATDVGVRALEAGATTLTVNGVDNKDGAKILATSGGNPAATDAGKAAIILAAVSGEEILKSIIESQESDAALTANADENTTSLKFAKGGSDAHLAGANTPKAAAVAGGIALRSLVKTGKLGAGAAANNAGGEKEVQGVGATAVNKLLVAVEDIIKKTVKNVLEKAKEKIDEARKPKTAE